From the genome of Nitrosomonas sp., one region includes:
- the glgC gene encoding glucose-1-phosphate adenylyltransferase, translated as MEQKFNLDTTKSKITGNTIALILAGGRGTRLKQLTDWRAKPAVPFGGKFRIIDFPLSNCVNSGVRQISVLTQYKAQSLIQHIQRGWSFLDGRFNEFVELVPAQQQIKESWYQGTADAVFQNLGILRLHDADHVLILGGDHIYKMDYGKLLSEHVEKNADLTVACVEVPLEEASAFGIMAVDDDWRVVDFMEKPEKPPAMPGHPDKALVSMGIYVFNTAFLFEQLIRDHNTESSSHDFGKDLIPYLVPRNRVFAHRFMDSCVNMVGGIPYWRDVGTVDAYWEANIDLTTITPDLNLYDKDWPIWTYQEQLPPAKFVFDDEERRGQALDSMVSGGCIISGGTVRRSLLFSNVQVRSFSHVEDSVILPNVDIGRNAHLRRVVVEKNCHIPEGLKVGFDKTEDSKQFHVTEKGVTLITPEMLGQKIHYLR; from the coding sequence ATGGAACAAAAGTTCAACCTGGATACTACAAAGAGCAAAATTACCGGTAATACCATTGCGCTGATATTGGCAGGTGGCCGCGGCACCCGTTTGAAACAGCTTACCGACTGGCGGGCAAAACCGGCCGTGCCGTTTGGCGGCAAGTTTCGCATTATCGATTTTCCGCTATCCAATTGTGTCAATTCCGGTGTGCGCCAGATCAGTGTCCTGACCCAGTACAAAGCGCAAAGCTTAATTCAGCATATTCAGCGCGGCTGGAGTTTTCTGGATGGACGGTTTAATGAATTTGTCGAACTGGTTCCGGCACAGCAACAAATCAAGGAGTCCTGGTATCAGGGCACGGCCGACGCCGTTTTCCAGAATCTCGGTATTCTGAGGCTGCACGATGCCGATCATGTTTTGATTCTGGGTGGAGACCATATCTATAAAATGGATTATGGAAAACTGCTGTCAGAGCATGTTGAAAAAAATGCCGATCTAACTGTCGCCTGCGTGGAAGTCCCTCTGGAAGAAGCAAGCGCATTTGGCATTATGGCGGTTGACGATGACTGGCGCGTCGTCGATTTCATGGAAAAACCGGAAAAGCCGCCCGCCATGCCCGGACATCCCGACAAGGCACTTGTCAGCATGGGAATCTATGTATTTAATACCGCTTTTCTTTTTGAGCAGTTAATCCGCGATCACAACACCGAATCCTCATCGCACGATTTTGGCAAAGACCTGATTCCGTATCTGGTGCCGCGTAACCGGGTTTTTGCGCATCGTTTTATGGACAGCTGTGTAAACATGGTCGGTGGAATTCCCTACTGGCGCGATGTGGGTACAGTGGATGCTTATTGGGAAGCCAATATCGACCTCACGACCATAACGCCAGACCTGAATTTGTACGATAAAGACTGGCCGATCTGGACTTATCAGGAGCAATTGCCGCCCGCCAAATTTGTTTTCGACGATGAAGAACGCCGCGGCCAGGCGCTCGACTCGATGGTTTCCGGCGGCTGCATTATCAGTGGCGGCACCGTGCGCCGTTCCTTATTGTTTTCCAATGTACAGGTGCGCAGCTTTAGTCACGTTGAAGATTCTGTGATTCTGCCCAATGTCGATATTGGCCGTAACGCACATTTAAGACGAGTGGTAGTTGAAAAAAATTGCCACATTCCTGAGGGACTTAAAGTCGGTTTTGATAAAACCGAGGACAGCAAGCAATTCCACGTCACTGAAAAAGGCGTCACACTCATCACGCCGGAAATGCTAGGACAGAAAATACACTACCTGCGTTAA
- the glgB gene encoding 1,4-alpha-glucan branching protein GlgB, with product MSSSKLKQSLPDTVIDPLLGALLAGRLHDPFAYLGVHKTLNDFRARVFRPDAHAVWIKTAQGFEKMARIHAEGVFEWCGEKQPSMPVRLKVEAENHAGQAVPIIEAYDSYTFALQITDHDLYLFNQGKLNQAYRALGAQRITNAGVDGVCFSVWAPNAERVSVVGDFNRWDGRVNPMAVHHASGVWELFIPELPPDTLYKFEIRNRHSGEVLIKTDPYATRYELRPKTAALVPAENSTSQWHDTQWMENRAKWDWLHAPVNILEIHAGSWKRHLDGRFYTYRELAQHLLPYVLDMGYTHIELMPISEHPLDESWGYQTTGYFAVSSRYGSPEDFKYFVDACHQAGVGVILDWVPGHFPQDNFALARFDGTALYEHEDPRLGFHQDWGTYIFNYGRNEVKSFLISSAHFWLAEFHLDGLRVDAVASMLYLDYSRNEGEWLPNQFGGRENLDAIDFLRALNIMVHEEFPGALTLAEESTSWPAVSRPTYVGGLGFSMKWNMGWMHDTLSYMQQNPVYRRYHHDQLTFSQLYAYTENFVLPFSHDEVVHGKGSLINKMPGDDWQKFANLRLLLTYQMTCPGKKLNFMGNEFAQVSEWNVNRELDWKLLESGSHSGVQAALRDLNHIYSKTPALHQLDFSAEGFSWIDCHDADQSIISYLRRSKDGRFVIVILNFTPVPREKYRIGVPEDGVYREIFNSDSIYYGGSNMGNAGYINSNHEPWMGLPYSLKIILPPLAGVVFSLQAQG from the coding sequence ATGTCATCTAGTAAATTGAAACAGTCATTACCCGATACGGTCATTGATCCGTTGCTCGGAGCACTTTTGGCCGGCCGGCTGCATGATCCATTTGCGTATCTGGGCGTTCATAAAACGTTGAACGACTTCCGGGCGCGGGTTTTCCGGCCCGATGCTCATGCCGTCTGGATTAAAACCGCTCAAGGTTTTGAAAAGATGGCGCGCATTCATGCCGAGGGTGTATTCGAGTGGTGCGGAGAAAAACAACCGTCAATGCCCGTGCGCCTCAAAGTTGAGGCTGAAAATCATGCGGGCCAGGCGGTGCCGATCATTGAAGCTTACGATTCTTATACATTCGCGTTGCAGATTACCGATCATGATTTGTACCTGTTTAATCAGGGCAAATTGAATCAGGCCTATCGGGCGCTGGGTGCTCAACGCATTACGAATGCAGGTGTTGACGGCGTTTGTTTTTCGGTATGGGCGCCAAATGCAGAGCGTGTCAGCGTCGTGGGCGATTTTAATCGTTGGGATGGTCGCGTCAACCCTATGGCGGTGCATCATGCCAGTGGCGTATGGGAGCTGTTTATCCCGGAGTTGCCGCCGGATACATTGTACAAATTTGAAATCCGTAATCGCCATAGCGGTGAAGTTTTAATTAAAACCGACCCCTATGCAACCCGTTATGAGTTGCGCCCCAAGACTGCCGCGCTGGTTCCTGCCGAAAATAGCACTTCTCAGTGGCATGATACGCAGTGGATGGAAAACCGCGCCAAATGGGATTGGCTGCATGCGCCTGTAAATATTCTTGAAATACATGCCGGGTCATGGAAACGGCACCTGGATGGGCGGTTTTATACCTACCGCGAACTTGCTCAGCATTTATTGCCTTATGTACTCGATATGGGCTATACCCATATTGAATTAATGCCGATTTCAGAACATCCGCTCGATGAGTCCTGGGGCTATCAGACAACCGGCTATTTCGCCGTATCCAGCCGTTATGGCTCCCCCGAGGATTTTAAATACTTCGTGGATGCCTGTCATCAGGCGGGTGTCGGGGTTATTCTCGATTGGGTGCCGGGGCATTTTCCACAGGATAATTTTGCGCTGGCGCGTTTTGACGGCACCGCCTTGTATGAACATGAAGATCCGCGTTTAGGCTTTCATCAGGATTGGGGCACTTACATTTTCAATTATGGCCGTAACGAAGTGAAATCGTTTCTGATATCGAGTGCGCATTTCTGGCTGGCTGAATTTCATCTGGATGGATTGCGTGTGGATGCGGTGGCTTCCATGCTGTATCTGGATTATTCGCGTAATGAAGGCGAATGGCTGCCGAATCAGTTTGGTGGACGTGAAAATCTGGATGCGATCGATTTCTTGCGCGCGCTTAACATTATGGTGCATGAGGAATTTCCGGGTGCATTGACGCTTGCAGAGGAATCCACTTCATGGCCTGCGGTTTCGCGCCCGACTTATGTGGGCGGTCTAGGATTTTCCATGAAATGGAATATGGGCTGGATGCACGATACGTTGTCGTATATGCAACAGAATCCCGTCTACAGGCGCTATCACCATGATCAACTGACATTCAGTCAGCTCTATGCCTATACGGAAAATTTCGTGCTGCCTTTCTCGCATGACGAGGTCGTGCATGGCAAAGGTTCCTTGATCAACAAAATGCCCGGTGATGACTGGCAGAAGTTCGCCAATTTGCGTTTGCTGCTGACTTATCAAATGACATGCCCCGGAAAAAAACTGAATTTCATGGGGAATGAATTTGCGCAGGTAAGCGAATGGAACGTCAACCGTGAGCTTGACTGGAAATTACTGGAATCTGGATCGCATTCGGGTGTTCAGGCCGCGTTGCGCGATTTGAATCATATCTACAGCAAAACGCCTGCGTTACATCAACTTGATTTTTCCGCGGAAGGTTTTTCCTGGATTGATTGCCATGATGCGGATCAATCGATTATCAGTTATTTGCGCCGGTCGAAAGATGGCCGCTTTGTCATAGTGATTCTCAACTTCACACCGGTTCCGCGTGAAAAATACCGTATCGGCGTGCCTGAAGACGGTGTTTATCGGGAGATTTTTAACAGTGATTCCATTTATTATGGTGGCAGCAATATGGGGAATGCGGGATATATCAATTCGAACCATGAACCGTGGATGGGGTTGCCTTACTCGCTTAAAATTATTCTGCCGCCATTGGCCGGTGTCGTTTTTTCTTTGCAGGCGCAGGGTTAG
- a CDS encoding putative O-glycosylation ligase, exosortase A system-associated, with product MRDLLVFAIVFGALPFVFKRPHWGIYLWSWIGYMNPHRLSWGFAYTFPFAFVIAIVTILSFFASSKKLKFFWTPAIGWLVLFNVWMLLTTIFSTNPDDAWVQWEKVIKIQFMTFLTLWALTDREKLHIFVWIIVLSIGFFGYKGGIFTLLTGGESHVLGPSGSFIEGNTEIGLALVMIVPLIWYLYLHTENKWIRYGLISALLFIPIGILGTQSRGAFLAIVAVAVFLWFKSSKKAVIFFALLLLSPFAFMAMPQSWHDRMATIETYDEDASAVARLRSWEFGYKMALDRPVLGGGFESFTTENYQRYVPHQVESGDASFHDYHSIYIEILAEHGFAGLFIFLMLFLYYWRTANKIITTVKLTGQNKWALDLAAMLQVSFIGYAVGGAFLGLAYFDLFYHFLAILILTQRTLEEKRNLNASETEHHSDASNFNQPANPAPAKKKRHRPMAAE from the coding sequence TTGAGAGACCTGCTCGTTTTTGCGATTGTTTTTGGCGCATTACCTTTTGTCTTTAAAAGACCACACTGGGGTATTTATCTTTGGTCGTGGATTGGCTACATGAACCCGCATCGACTCAGCTGGGGTTTTGCCTATACTTTTCCATTTGCATTCGTCATCGCTATCGTCACGATTCTTTCATTTTTTGCCTCATCAAAAAAACTTAAGTTCTTTTGGACACCTGCAATTGGCTGGCTTGTTCTGTTTAATGTCTGGATGTTGCTGACTACCATTTTCTCCACAAATCCGGACGATGCATGGGTACAGTGGGAAAAAGTCATCAAAATTCAATTCATGACTTTCTTAACGCTATGGGCGTTAACTGACAGAGAGAAGTTACATATTTTTGTCTGGATAATTGTCTTATCCATCGGTTTCTTCGGTTATAAAGGAGGCATATTCACCCTGCTGACCGGCGGTGAATCACATGTACTCGGCCCGTCCGGTTCTTTTATTGAAGGCAACACTGAAATTGGCCTGGCGCTCGTAATGATTGTGCCGCTTATCTGGTATTTATATCTTCATACTGAAAACAAATGGATTCGTTATGGCTTGATATCCGCTTTGCTGTTCATTCCGATTGGAATTCTCGGTACTCAGTCTCGCGGTGCTTTTCTAGCAATTGTCGCAGTTGCAGTATTCTTGTGGTTTAAAAGTTCAAAAAAAGCAGTCATCTTCTTTGCTTTGCTATTGTTGTCACCTTTTGCTTTCATGGCCATGCCGCAGTCCTGGCATGATCGAATGGCCACCATAGAGACTTACGATGAAGATGCTTCAGCTGTAGCACGACTCAGATCCTGGGAATTTGGCTATAAGATGGCACTCGATCGTCCTGTCCTGGGTGGCGGCTTTGAAAGTTTCACAACCGAAAATTATCAACGTTATGTTCCACACCAGGTAGAATCAGGCGACGCATCATTTCATGACTATCACAGTATCTACATCGAAATCCTTGCCGAACATGGCTTTGCTGGTCTGTTTATTTTCCTGATGCTATTTTTATATTATTGGCGGACAGCAAATAAAATCATAACAACAGTCAAGCTGACCGGACAAAATAAATGGGCGCTTGATCTGGCGGCAATGCTGCAAGTCTCATTCATTGGCTATGCCGTCGGCGGAGCATTTTTGGGATTGGCTTATTTTGACCTTTTTTACCATTTTCTTGCCATACTGATTCTGACTCAAAGAACCCTGGAAGAAAAAAGGAATCTGAACGCTTCAGAAACAGAACATCATTCGGACGCGTCAAACTTCAACCAGCCTGCTAACCCTGCGCCTGCAAAGAAAAAACGACACCGGCCAATGGCGGCAGAATAA
- a CDS encoding class I SAM-dependent methyltransferase, producing MKNMLEHVAKYLFRFTYGRDPKGEGPRIRKKFAYFTPEDYYQASIVSLLKKNDKWLDIGCGRNIFPDNQRLARILTKRAKETVGVDPSPNVLDNEFLDHSYLGYTDSVKEENHFNLVTLRMVAEHVADPDELVAQIDRVSAPGAHVIVYTIYKWSPIPIITKLTPFWAHHAPKRFFWNVEERDTFPVEYKMNTKSELNQIFLRRNFENIGFMYLDDCRTLANFKLALYAELILRKILNFFNLHYPELCILAIYRKK from the coding sequence ATGAAAAATATGCTGGAACATGTCGCCAAATACCTTTTTCGTTTTACCTATGGTCGCGATCCTAAAGGCGAAGGTCCACGAATCAGGAAAAAATTTGCATATTTTACCCCCGAAGATTACTACCAGGCGTCAATCGTTTCATTACTTAAAAAAAACGACAAATGGCTCGACATTGGTTGCGGCAGGAATATTTTTCCAGACAATCAAAGGCTCGCAAGGATTCTAACCAAAAGAGCAAAAGAGACAGTGGGTGTTGACCCGAGCCCCAATGTACTGGACAACGAATTTCTCGATCACTCATATTTGGGCTATACAGACAGCGTCAAAGAAGAAAATCATTTCAACTTGGTTACGCTGCGCATGGTGGCAGAACATGTGGCCGATCCCGATGAACTTGTCGCCCAGATCGACAGGGTTTCCGCACCGGGCGCACATGTCATTGTGTATACGATTTACAAGTGGTCGCCTATACCCATCATCACCAAGCTTACGCCTTTCTGGGCGCATCATGCCCCCAAACGGTTTTTCTGGAATGTGGAAGAACGGGACACTTTTCCCGTTGAATATAAAATGAACACAAAGTCGGAGTTAAATCAGATTTTTCTTCGCAGGAATTTTGAAAATATCGGTTTTATGTATCTGGACGATTGCCGTACGCTGGCTAATTTCAAGCTGGCGCTGTACGCAGAGTTGATCTTGAGAAAAATCCTGAATTTCTTTAATCTGCACTACCCGGAACTTTGTATCTTAGCGATCTATAGAAAAAAATAA
- a CDS encoding biopolymer transporter ExbD: MKLRKSRIPRKGYIQIIPMIDVMFFLLATFMLASLSMQKLDSLQVNLPKGQAEKLSEEKPVTLTLTKDSEIFINQEPVTLDTLAKTLKPLIQNAQPKLIVSADNEAPQGIVVQAMLQARHAGVQQFLIAVQHK, from the coding sequence ATGAAACTGCGTAAATCCAGAATACCCCGTAAAGGCTATATCCAGATCATTCCCATGATCGATGTCATGTTCTTTCTGCTCGCCACATTCATGCTAGCATCGTTGTCGATGCAAAAACTGGACTCACTGCAAGTCAATCTGCCCAAAGGTCAGGCCGAAAAACTCAGCGAGGAAAAACCGGTCACGCTCACGCTGACCAAAGACAGCGAAATCTTTATCAATCAGGAACCTGTTACCCTAGACACGCTGGCCAAAACACTCAAACCGCTGATCCAGAACGCCCAGCCGAAACTCATCGTTTCAGCAGACAACGAAGCCCCGCAAGGCATCGTCGTGCAGGCCATGCTGCAGGCGCGGCATGCAGGCGTGCAGCAGTTTCTGATCGCGGTGCAGCACAAGTAA
- a CDS encoding MotA/TolQ/ExbB proton channel family protein, whose amino-acid sequence MEYLNQAWVILKLGGYIIIPLSLLGIIALAIMIEKAFVYWRFARLSRDLANLIETYGFKWEDLEKILSGLDRRHYYKRFFEVVIANRHQPSWWTESRAADEAQIIEESLARRLWALDTIVTAAPLLGLVGTVIGMMSAFQVIGSEGIVNPTAVTGGVAEALIATVIGLIIALIALFGFNYFSRLQSQTMDEMERLGTRLIDHIRLDQKEEPHETA is encoded by the coding sequence ATGGAATACCTTAACCAAGCCTGGGTCATATTAAAACTGGGGGGATACATTATCATCCCGTTATCGCTGCTCGGCATCATCGCGCTGGCGATCATGATTGAAAAAGCATTTGTCTACTGGCGTTTTGCCCGGCTTTCGCGCGACCTGGCCAACCTGATCGAGACCTACGGTTTCAAATGGGAAGATCTGGAAAAAATCCTGTCCGGTCTTGACCGGCGTCATTATTACAAGCGATTTTTTGAAGTCGTGATTGCAAACCGGCACCAGCCGTCCTGGTGGACCGAATCGCGTGCAGCCGATGAAGCGCAGATCATCGAAGAATCGCTGGCGCGCCGGCTCTGGGCGCTGGACACCATCGTGACCGCAGCACCGCTGCTCGGTCTCGTGGGCACCGTGATTGGCATGATGAGCGCGTTTCAGGTTATCGGCAGCGAAGGCATTGTCAATCCGACCGCAGTAACCGGCGGCGTTGCCGAGGCGCTGATTGCAACCGTGATCGGCCTCATTATCGCGCTGATTGCACTGTTCGGATTCAATTATTTCTCCCGCCTGCAATCGCAAACCATGGATGAAATGGAACGGCTCGGCACGCGCCTGATCGACCATATCCGGCTGGATCAGAAGGAAGAACCCCATGAAACTGCGTAA
- a CDS encoding YajD family HNH nuclease: MAKETGKLDRVILEARRNAEKRAKGYREQALKLFPWVCGRCARTFDHKNLQLLEVHHKNNNHDDNPPDGSNWELLCTYCHENEHAKLKDFMDRTDIRESESVATHNPFANLKDMLNKKS; encoded by the coding sequence ATGGCGAAAGAAACCGGCAAACTGGACCGCGTTATCCTTGAAGCGCGGCGTAATGCGGAAAAGCGTGCCAAGGGCTATCGGGAGCAGGCGCTGAAATTATTTCCGTGGGTGTGCGGCCGCTGTGCGCGCACCTTTGACCATAAAAATCTGCAATTGCTCGAAGTACACCACAAAAATAACAATCATGATGACAATCCGCCTGATGGCAGTAACTGGGAACTGCTGTGCACGTATTGTCATGAAAATGAGCACGCCAAACTCAAGGACTTTATGGACCGCACCGATATCCGCGAATCAGAATCAGTAGCTACTCACAATCCCTTCGCAAATCTTAAAGATATGCTGAATAAAAAATCATGA
- a CDS encoding arginine N-succinyltransferase: MHWTHVILIVLLTILVTIAGTYWALKTYIFASDFTPVTLSAKEESALETKLSALGYESGSSTTEHSKGTQPAQKDEFDENGFLKPEAYSEKNATRAVSFTERELNALLAKNTDLAQKLAIDLAEGLVSAKLLVPFEEDFPMLGGKTLRFNAGIGLTYENDKPIIVLKGISIMGVPIPNSWLGGIKNIDLVSEFGADPGFWQSFSEGVENIQVSDGQITIKLKK; encoded by the coding sequence ATGCACTGGACGCATGTAATTCTGATTGTTTTGTTGACTATACTGGTCACCATTGCGGGCACCTACTGGGCGCTCAAAACGTATATTTTCGCTTCCGACTTTACCCCGGTAACACTCAGCGCAAAAGAGGAAAGCGCGCTTGAGACCAAGCTGAGTGCACTGGGTTACGAATCCGGTTCTTCAACAACCGAGCACTCCAAAGGTACACAACCGGCACAAAAAGATGAATTTGATGAAAACGGCTTTCTAAAACCGGAAGCGTATTCCGAAAAAAATGCAACGCGTGCAGTCAGCTTCACAGAACGGGAATTGAATGCGTTGCTGGCCAAAAACACCGATCTCGCCCAAAAACTGGCCATCGATCTTGCTGAAGGACTGGTCAGCGCAAAGCTGCTGGTTCCGTTTGAAGAAGATTTTCCGATGCTTGGCGGAAAAACGCTGCGCTTTAATGCAGGAATCGGCCTGACATATGAAAACGACAAGCCCATCATCGTCCTCAAAGGTATCAGCATCATGGGCGTACCCATCCCCAACAGTTGGCTGGGCGGGATAAAAAATATTGATCTGGTCAGCGAGTTCGGCGCCGATCCGGGATTCTGGCAATCCTTTTCCGAAGGCGTCGAGAATATCCAGGTGTCAGACGGCCAGATTACGATCAAGCTAAAAAAATAG
- a CDS encoding ZIP family metal transporter yields the protein MSTLSWIILASFIGGVLSLLLAAMLTLNTRATWVSRLVSFAIGALLGAAFLNILPEAFERSDDPAQVTALVLFGILLFFILEKLVLWRHCHLEDCEAHDPVHATHGAPNVVATTVSGAHAHEHDQGRSGMMIMIGDTFHNFVDGILIAAAFMVDVQLGIVTSIAIIAHEIPQEAGDFIILLNSGYTRRAAFMMNLLSSFATLVGGVLAYFMLNKLDFMILPLLGLASASMIYVALSDLIPGLHKRPEIGATAQQVTLILLGIGLIWFVGLFAHGH from the coding sequence ATGTCTACGCTTTCCTGGATCATCCTGGCCAGCTTTATCGGTGGCGTCCTGAGCCTGCTCCTTGCGGCCATGCTTACACTCAACACACGGGCAACCTGGGTTTCAAGACTTGTCTCATTTGCAATCGGCGCACTGCTTGGCGCCGCGTTCCTGAATATCCTGCCTGAGGCGTTTGAGCGTTCTGATGATCCTGCACAAGTTACCGCCTTGGTGTTGTTTGGCATTCTGCTGTTCTTCATACTGGAAAAACTTGTATTGTGGCGCCACTGCCACCTGGAAGACTGCGAGGCACACGATCCGGTCCATGCAACTCATGGAGCGCCCAATGTCGTCGCCACGACCGTCAGCGGTGCTCATGCTCACGAGCACGATCAGGGCCGCAGCGGCATGATGATCATGATCGGCGACACTTTTCATAATTTTGTCGACGGCATCCTCATCGCCGCCGCTTTCATGGTGGATGTACAGCTCGGCATCGTCACGTCCATCGCCATTATTGCCCATGAAATTCCACAGGAAGCCGGTGATTTCATTATCCTGCTCAATTCAGGCTATACACGGCGAGCGGCATTCATGATGAACCTGTTATCCAGCTTTGCCACGCTGGTCGGCGGGGTGTTGGCTTATTTTATGCTGAATAAACTTGATTTCATGATTCTGCCACTACTGGGGCTGGCGTCCGCCAGCATGATTTATGTCGCGCTGTCAGATTTAATCCCCGGCTTACACAAGCGTCCCGAGATCGGCGCAACAGCGCAACAGGTCACATTAATCCTGCTCGGAATCGGCTTGATCTGGTTTGTCGGTCTGTTTGCGCATGGGCATTAG
- the pgeF gene encoding peptidoglycan editing factor PgeF: MIDCIIPDWPAPEHVKALFTTRRGGVSSNCARGNFATLNLGAHVNDLPVDVEKNRARLQKYLPGAPKWLDQVHGTRYVWMEHAAEPPAKEKGDAALSRQRNTVCAIMVADCLPVFLCDTAGSVVGVVHAGWRGLAAGIIEQSVAALQVNRGKLMAWLGPAIGPDHFEVGKDVRAAFVTQDPGAASAFAEKTSPSTQTERKWSADIFQLARRRLENAGVTQIFGGGICTYSDPARFFSYRRDTATGRMAALIWLDKNT, translated from the coding sequence ATGATTGACTGCATTATCCCAGATTGGCCTGCACCCGAACATGTTAAAGCACTGTTTACCACGCGGCGCGGCGGTGTGAGTAGCAACTGCGCCAGAGGCAATTTTGCAACACTCAATCTGGGGGCGCATGTCAATGATCTTCCGGTTGACGTGGAAAAAAACCGGGCGCGACTGCAAAAATATTTGCCTGGCGCCCCAAAATGGCTCGACCAGGTACACGGCACCAGATATGTCTGGATGGAACACGCCGCCGAACCGCCGGCAAAGGAAAAAGGCGATGCCGCCTTGAGCCGTCAGCGCAACACGGTCTGTGCGATCATGGTCGCGGATTGTTTGCCGGTTTTTTTATGCGACACCGCTGGCAGCGTCGTCGGCGTCGTGCATGCCGGGTGGCGCGGACTCGCTGCCGGCATCATCGAACAATCAGTTGCCGCACTTCAGGTTAACCGCGGCAAATTGATGGCATGGCTGGGGCCTGCTATCGGACCTGATCATTTCGAAGTCGGTAAAGACGTCAGGGCGGCTTTTGTTACACAGGACCCTGGCGCGGCCAGCGCTTTCGCTGAAAAGACCAGTCCATCCACACAAACAGAAAGAAAATGGTCCGCGGATATCTTCCAGCTCGCCCGCCGTCGTCTTGAGAATGCCGGCGTTACGCAAATTTTTGGCGGCGGCATCTGCACGTATAGCGATCCGGCGCGTTTTTTTTCCTACCGGCGCGACACTGCAACCGGCCGCATGGCTGCGCTCATCTGGCTGGATAAAAACACATAA
- a CDS encoding ankyrin repeat domain-containing protein codes for MNYIEKLKHYLKRQSFIFLAAVLFLPAANSFAYPQNAQNAQNAPAVSAVGASDDQTELFKAAFSGKEKTVKELLDKGVTPDLQNEKGFTPLIVASQYGYDDVVAMLLEKDASLDTQNSGGATALIVAAKNGHEKIVQALLAKGANVDLQTSDGITALMVAAQGGYESIVDALLDKNAKVNLQTEEKVTALMIAALDGKDAIVDKLLAKNATIDMQASDGTTALYMAVRNGHTGIVKTLLASNAPVNLIAINQTTPLHVAAQNGYVDIVKMLLEKGIKIEQQDKNQATALTLAALVGQAEVVQLLIEHGASIDHKARNGFSPLILAAQNGHVPVIQVLLEKGAQINQQNDDGITALMWAAMHDHNEAVKLLLDFNADPAIKSNSGKTALEIARDESIIALLQSATDQ; via the coding sequence ATGAATTATATCGAAAAATTAAAACACTATTTGAAGCGTCAATCATTTATATTTTTAGCAGCCGTTTTATTTTTACCGGCTGCCAACAGTTTTGCCTATCCACAAAACGCGCAAAATGCACAAAACGCCCCAGCGGTCAGTGCAGTAGGCGCATCCGATGATCAAACCGAGTTATTTAAAGCGGCTTTTTCTGGAAAAGAAAAAACCGTCAAGGAATTGCTCGATAAAGGCGTTACGCCCGACCTGCAAAATGAGAAGGGCTTTACTCCGCTCATTGTTGCGTCACAGTATGGCTACGATGATGTTGTCGCAATGCTGCTGGAAAAAGATGCGTCACTGGACACGCAGAATTCCGGTGGCGCGACAGCCTTGATTGTTGCCGCCAAAAACGGACACGAAAAAATCGTTCAGGCGTTATTGGCGAAAGGCGCCAATGTCGATCTGCAAACCAGCGACGGAATTACGGCGCTCATGGTTGCTGCTCAGGGTGGCTATGAGTCTATTGTTGACGCCCTGCTCGATAAAAATGCCAAGGTGAATCTGCAGACGGAAGAGAAAGTGACGGCGCTCATGATTGCGGCGCTGGACGGGAAGGATGCTATTGTCGACAAGCTGCTGGCTAAAAATGCAACAATAGACATGCAGGCATCCGATGGTACTACAGCGCTTTATATGGCAGTCCGTAACGGCCACACAGGCATTGTTAAAACCCTGCTCGCTAGCAATGCGCCGGTAAATCTGATTGCGATCAACCAGACGACGCCGTTGCATGTCGCAGCGCAGAATGGCTACGTGGATATTGTTAAAATGTTACTGGAAAAAGGCATAAAGATTGAACAGCAGGACAAGAATCAGGCGACGGCATTAACGCTGGCAGCCCTGGTCGGCCAGGCGGAAGTTGTTCAGTTGTTGATCGAGCATGGCGCCAGTATCGATCATAAAGCCAGAAACGGTTTTTCACCGTTGATTCTGGCTGCACAAAATGGCCATGTTCCGGTCATTCAAGTGTTGCTCGAAAAAGGCGCCCAGATTAACCAGCAAAATGATGACGGTATTACCGCATTAATGTGGGCGGCGATGCATGATCACAACGAGGCGGTAAAGCTGTTGCTCGATTTTAACGCCGATCCGGCAATCAAAAGCAATAGCGGTAAGACCGCTTTGGAAATCGCGCGTGATGAAAGCATTATTGCTTTGTTGCAGTCTGCCACGGATCAATAA